The genomic interval aatgaaaaaagcctcaaaccgattaatcgtgACATTTGGACGAATGAAGGAttaccttatcttatcttgaaAAGGCCTGAGAGCAAATTTCTTGTattaaaactgttatttttgCTTCTGTAAGTGCAGGAAAGTGCAGCTGGAATGGAggcaaacagacacagaggggggaggagggagagtcACATAGTTGAGATGGTGGCTGAGAAACGACAGAGTTTTTCTGGAAAGTTTGGACAAGAGAAGAATGAGATCAGGGCGGcacaggagggggggggggttgaaatTAAAGCGAGAAGGTCAGATGAGGTCAACTGCAGTTCCTTCGTTTCTCCTGCAGAGGCAAACAAGCCCCAacaaccttttttccttttttactgTGGTTCTTTTTAGGTTTGGTGTACAGCTACATGCACCTACGAAACAGACAAgaatgtttgaataaaaaggtCTTTATTTGGTAgaaaaataagcagaaaaattacaaaaatgattCCTATTTCCCCTGTTGTGTagtattatcatcattattatcatcattattattattattgcacacGTTTGACAATCGCAAGTCCTGGAGTTAAAGACGACAGCTGCTCTGAGGCAAGAGAATCATCAACACCATCCGTAAATCTGCTCTTTTTTTCAGAGGAtacagaagataaaaaaaatgctcaacCAGCATCAAGTGATTTTAAAGATTGGATACAATAAAACATTAGTGAAATAAggaaagataaaagaaaaagactccTATGGAACAGATAccagttggttttttttgaggGTTTGAGGGTTGAGGGCAGCACTTCAGAGAGAGATTATGGGAACAAACCACGTGTCcatgtgggcggagcctttcTGACACAAGACCACAAAACAATTATTTCCAGCAATCCTCGTAACCTCAGACACTTAGCAGCACggaaaaataatatatacatatacattatttCCACAGATTTAAGTATTAAACTGAGGATTATTGTTTAGAATAAATATGCGAAATCCCTGAGGAATTAAAACATCCAGACTATAAACGTGGGTAAATATAAGAGCTGGGTATTTTTCGAGCATTAAATgcgatttgatttgatttggtatCTTTCTTCAAATATTCTCAACCCCAGCGCATGAGAGCTAGTGGAGGCAAGGCAGGGTTTGCAATGTGTTGAGCTAAATGGCCACCGcttacaagatgcattcaaagaacGCTGGTAAATTTCAACTCTTCTGCTGGATCTACGGGGTGTTGAGTTCAGAGGAGAAGCTTCAAGGTGCATTCAAGAAGTCCACTAAATAACTGAGTAACCAAGTGAATCATCAAAATATCTTCTTTAGTAATCAATGAGTTAAAGAAAAAAGCATAGGGTAATAGAGTAATGTTACTATTTTAtaagaaataaattaatcagAATAAGATGTTTGAGTTTTGTTTCGAGAAATAAACGGATTAATGCTCTTATTGCTCTAGTGGAAGTCACACATTCTCTCAGAATACATACTACTGGTGGGGAACCATTTTTTGTACATGATATAAGAGAATAGTTTTGTTTTGGAGAACTGGGCGGCAtctaatatttaaaaacaaacactttgatCACATGAAACACCAGCTTGTAAAAGTATAAAATAGTCAAGATTAACAGGGAGGCAGATCATTGAAAACCTTTTGTCACaattaaatgagaataaaaacgatttaaaatgaatgttaaaaaaagtcCCCATCTAAATGCGACACCTGAGAGGAATAAGGCTCATTTTGCTCCAGTTTTCACTTTGCTACCATTTTCCCTGCGCGACACATTTGGAGTAGGACGTCTGGTCCAGGCACAGGACAGCGCACACCTGGTTCACCTTACAGTCTCCCTCACACATGATGCTGCCGTCATAGTTGACCATGAAGTTCCTGAAATACCGCTCAAAGGACTTGGTCTGCGGCAGCCTGAAGCTCAGGCCGAGCTGGAGCAGGCTCTGAGGCTGCAGGTCAGTCAGTCCAAAAGCCTCAGTCATGATATATTCAAGCCTCCAGTCAGGTCTTTGTTTCTCATTGGCTTCCGTCAGATTCAAATAGTACTGCCAGATATCCTTCAAAGCAAGAGAAAGGCAccagaggggagggggggggtggaAGCAGGGAGTAAGCGGGGAGAAAAAGTATCTGAGACTCTATTGAATTCCAGAAACAGTTTTTGTGTGAAGACTGACACCGTGATGAATCACAAAGAGGGAcgtctttgttttactttgaacaGTTTGAGTAGAGTGACTACATTTCTAGATTGATCTAAGTTGGTCCATATGCTTAGCGGTTTTCATTTCTCTCTGCTTATCTTTTGTTTTCTGGTTAAAATCCTACACAAACCTCTTAACAGCAACAGATGATTTTGAGATTTTTACAGGTTCATTTGATGGTTTAAGGGCAGAACATACTGATTCTGTGTGCTTTTATTCTTGTTGGGTTGTTTTGAACCGTATGGTTTAAAACAGCCAACAGAGGCTCCTGCAGCATCATTTTAATGTCCATATTTTTGGAATGAGACGTCCAAAAAAATCCTGCATGTACGTCCACGTCTATTTTTGTTGCAACTATGTTATTTGTAGCCAACCCAGACATTTTAATCAAGGCAACGCGATTCAGATATGATCCGATCGTGCGGCACGGAGCTTCTTACCAACACGCCGAAGTCCTCGGCTTCGTACAGGTACATGCGGAAAGCCGGGTTGTTGGAGTACGGCTCCATAACATGCTTGATCGGTGTAACAGCCGGGGACACAAACAGGGAATTCAGGGGTTTACCTGCAGATCAGACGGAAAACACAGATGACGATTGGGTTTTTACAAACCCGTGAATGCACAGACAAAAAAGGCTGTTTTTAAGCAGACAATAATTGATGAGCTCTGTCAGACTCAGACTATAAtgctatataatataatatataattgtcACCACATCTACTGACGACTCGTGCAGCAAAGAAAATAAGCATAGGGCCCAACATGGAGCCCTGTGGTACACctcagattaataaataaacacccagacaaccaaacatttttaattatactTAAAAGAACCACTCGTTACCTTTCTGGTCCAAAAGCACCATGATGCTGTCGCGGTGGGTGTGGCCATAGAAATGACCCGCGACGACGTGACTGTATTTCCTGAAGATGGACACCAGCCTCTCGTTGTGCGTTTCTCTGATTGCAGTGATGTTTTTGACAAATGGCAGATACCCGACAGGTACGTGGGCTATGATGTACACCTGATGAAAGACACACGTCATGTTAGTTACTTACTTAGTTTGTAACCTTTTGATTCATGTGTGAATAAACAGGGTATGTAGGTAGGTATGATGTTCTGTGcacactgtaaatatactgACTTAAAGTCTCTGTAATGCAAATATGGtttgatgatgtgatgtgaggctgcagtaatACTGATAAGAGAGCCAGAGACTGTAGCTAAACCAGCCCTGTGTCGTAatgttatgagaataaagtcgcaatattataagaataaagttgtaatcctcagagaataaaatcgtaatattatgagaataaagttgaagtctttcgagaataaagttgtaatctttcatgaataaagtcgtaatattatgagaataaagtcgtaattattattcaagtaaaatctcagatgatcagctgtaACCTGTGTCACGATGAAGACCGCAGAGAATTTCATGAAgttacattttggtttgtgcttcacaaataaagaaatacgtAATCTTTTATCATCAGCTTTTGAAAAGATTGTAAaagaaactgagtctgtttgGAAAGAAAAGAATCTCAAATCATCTCTTTAGTGGATATAAAGACACagacagtaaaaaataaaaataaaaaaaccttctCCAGGCTCTGAGCAGCTTTATCCAAAGTTTTCTCCAGCCATTGGAACTGTCCAGCAGGGTCCGTCATGTTGCTGGTGACTTTGTTGGGTCCATAGTAAAGGATGGTGTTGAGACTGACCACACGCAGACCAGGCTTCACCAGCTGGGAGTAGAAACCGCCTGCAGGAGCAAAAGaaagcatgaaaacacaaacttcagtgaCATGATCAGTCCGAACCTACGATCGCGTCACCTTGCGAGAGTGTGAGCAGAGCTTCTGTCTGCAGCCACGGCTTCCAcagctcagcagcagccttGTAGATGGCGTTGGTGGAGGTCGGCATCTGGTCCTAAAACATCCATGATGCAAACACAAACGGTTTTGGAGTAAATTCCTGGAATTAAATTGAGAATTTCACAAGAATATGGAACCGGATGATCAGCATGAAATCTGATGACCGAgaaatctgtcaattattttct from Solea solea chromosome 17, fSolSol10.1, whole genome shotgun sequence carries:
- the smpdl3a gene encoding acid sphingomyelinase-like phosphodiesterase 3a, producing the protein MAQLWYIVLLLLLCSAAPLSAAPTGGSFRSGTGRFWHITDLHLDPTYHLTADPTKVCFSSKGAPTKNAGLFGDFLCDSPYRLIQSAFANMALLTQQQDFIIWTGDSPPHVHVDDLSTETVIQVIGNMTQTVRQHFPNLTVFPALGNHDYWPQDQMPTSTNAIYKAAAELWKPWLQTEALLTLSQGGFYSQLVKPGLRVVSLNTILYYGPNKVTSNMTDPAGQFQWLEKTLDKAAQSLEKVYIIAHVPVGYLPFVKNITAIRETHNERLVSIFRKYSHVVAGHFYGHTHRDSIMVLLDQKGKPLNSLFVSPAVTPIKHVMEPYSNNPAFRMYLYEAEDFGVLDIWQYYLNLTEANEKQRPDWRLEYIMTEAFGLTDLQPQSLLQLGLSFRLPQTKSFERYFRNFMVNYDGSIMCEGDCKVNQVCAVLCLDQTSYSKCVAQGKW